In Spinacia oleracea cultivar Varoflay chromosome 5, BTI_SOV_V1, whole genome shotgun sequence, a single window of DNA contains:
- the LOC130461817 gene encoding GDSL esterase/lipase At3g53100-like, whose product MQNLRAVSLTQQLGYYKEYQSKVTKLVGIEKAKGMFSAGIHLLGAGNSDYLQNYNINTYIYRQYTPDQFADLLMTSFSNFVQFFKRSVDQYESDLQFVVQSLLLSMDVNELQLVKSGLCY is encoded by the exons ATGCAAAACCTT AGGGCGGTATCTCTTACGCAACAGTTGGGGTACTACAAGGAGTACCAGAGTAAGGTGACAAAATTGGTGGGGATTGAGAAAGCAAAAGGGATGTTCTCAGCTGGAATTCATCTTCTCGGTGCTGGAAATAGTGATTATCTTCAGAATTACAACATCAATACTTATATCTACAGACAGTATACACCTGATCAGTTTGCTGATCTTCTTATGACCTCCTTCTCTAACTTTGTCCag TTCTTTAAGCGCTCGGTGGATCAGTATGAGAGTGACTTGCAGTTTGTGGTCCAATCTCTTTTACTTTCTATGGATGTAAACGAGCTTCAGCTTGTTAAATCTGGTCTATGCTATTGA
- the LOC110778635 gene encoding uncharacterized protein, with protein MAYKEEKKTSMHLGRIQQGKDESLRSNVRRFSLVSGQIPDLPDGVAFDNFLRGLKKGSFKFDLVRKSVRTMADALDEAESFIHATDICSVPKESKGTETADHPKCKDKTDKKTKRPNGTWSMEKKGYQANSSQGQKRGRPYDKEKF; from the coding sequence ATGGCCtataaagaagaaaagaagacgagcatgcatttggGCCGTATACAGCAAGGAAAAGACGAGTCCTTGCGAAGCAATGTGCGACGCTTCAGCTTGGTATCGGGGCAAATTCCGGATCTGCCTGATGGGGTGGCCTTTGATAACTTTTTAAGAGGACTTAAGAAAGGTTCCTTTAAGTTTGACTTGGTGAGAAAGAGTGTGAGAACCATGGCTGATGCCCTGGACGAAGCCGAATCCTTTATCCATGCCACAGATATATGTTCTGTCCCGAAAGAGTCTAAGGGAACTGAGACCGCAGACCACCCTAAGTGCAAGGATAAGACAGATAAAAAGACCAAACGTCCAAATGGGACGTGGTCCATGGAGAAGAAGGGGTATCAGGCTAACTCCTCACAAGGGCAGAAGAGAGGACGACCCTATGATAAAGAGAAATTTTAA